The Polyangium spumosum genome includes a window with the following:
- the cysN gene encoding sulfate adenylyltransferase subunit CysN yields MSHEEDLARTNIEAYLAQNERKELLRLLTCGNVDDGKSTLIGRLLHDTKGIYEDQLAAVAKDSKVFGTQGGAIDLALLVDGLKSEREQGITIDVAYRYFSTARRKYIIADTPGHEQYTRNMATGASTAELAVILIDARKGVTTQTKRHAFLTSLLGIQKVVVAVNKMDLVGYSREVFEEIRRAYLEFAALLPDRHHWFLPMSALAGDNVVARSAAMPWFEGEPLLELLDTVPIDEASNTVDLRFPVQYVNRPSQDFRGFAGTIASGLVRVGDEVVSLPSGRTSKVSRIVTWEGDIAEAAAPMSVTLTLEDEIDASRGDVLCHPDNRPEISTRVLAMLVWMDERPMVPGREYWVKHGSLRTPGSVTRVVHRVDVNTLERSDAPALGLNEIGRVELRTSRPLLFDAYTKNRATGAFILIDRVTNGTVGAGMIVESGEGHWDDPAQGRLTRTESAVTVEEREKRYGQRPTTVLITGLAGSGKTGVALEVERRLFDLGRAVVSIDGQAMRHGMNRDLGFSAQDRSENLRRSMEVARIMNEAGLICVASLVAPEDAVRRRARDLVGPDRFFLVHLAAPLEWCRKVDRSGIYRDVAAGKIKDVPGIDFPYDPPEDADLVLPSHEMSVAECAERIVRELERRGRIV; encoded by the coding sequence ATGAGCCACGAAGAGGACCTCGCCCGGACCAACATCGAGGCGTACCTCGCGCAAAACGAGCGGAAGGAGCTCCTGCGGCTCCTCACGTGCGGGAACGTCGACGACGGCAAGAGCACGCTGATCGGCAGGCTCCTGCACGACACGAAGGGCATCTACGAGGACCAGCTCGCCGCGGTGGCCAAGGACAGCAAGGTCTTCGGCACCCAGGGCGGCGCGATCGACCTCGCCCTGCTCGTCGACGGGCTGAAGAGCGAGCGCGAGCAGGGGATCACGATCGACGTCGCGTATCGGTATTTCTCGACCGCGCGGCGAAAATACATCATCGCGGACACGCCGGGCCACGAGCAATACACGCGCAACATGGCCACGGGCGCGAGCACGGCCGAGCTCGCGGTGATCTTGATCGACGCACGCAAAGGCGTGACGACGCAGACGAAGCGGCACGCGTTCCTCACGAGCCTGCTCGGGATCCAGAAGGTCGTGGTGGCCGTGAACAAGATGGACCTCGTCGGGTATTCGCGGGAGGTCTTCGAGGAGATCCGGCGCGCCTACCTCGAATTCGCGGCGCTCCTGCCGGACCGGCATCACTGGTTCCTCCCGATGAGCGCGCTCGCGGGCGACAACGTGGTCGCAAGGAGCGCGGCCATGCCGTGGTTCGAGGGCGAGCCATTGCTCGAGCTGCTCGACACGGTGCCGATCGACGAGGCGTCGAACACGGTGGATCTGCGTTTCCCCGTGCAATACGTGAACCGGCCGAGCCAGGATTTCCGCGGGTTCGCCGGGACGATCGCGTCGGGGTTGGTCCGGGTCGGCGACGAGGTCGTCTCGTTGCCGTCCGGCCGCACGAGCAAGGTCTCGCGGATCGTCACGTGGGAGGGGGACATCGCCGAGGCCGCGGCGCCGATGTCGGTGACGCTGACGCTCGAGGACGAGATCGACGCGAGCCGCGGTGATGTATTGTGTCACCCGGACAATCGGCCCGAGATCTCGACGCGGGTGCTCGCGATGCTCGTCTGGATGGACGAGCGGCCGATGGTGCCGGGGCGCGAATACTGGGTGAAGCACGGCTCGTTACGCACGCCGGGCAGCGTGACGCGGGTCGTCCATCGCGTGGACGTGAACACGCTCGAGAGGAGCGACGCGCCGGCGCTCGGGCTGAACGAGATCGGCCGCGTGGAGCTGCGCACGAGCCGGCCGCTCCTGTTCGACGCGTACACGAAGAACCGGGCGACGGGCGCGTTCATTTTGATCGACCGCGTGACGAACGGCACGGTGGGCGCCGGGATGATCGTCGAGAGCGGCGAGGGACACTGGGACGATCCGGCGCAAGGGAGGCTGACGCGGACGGAGAGCGCGGTCACGGTCGAGGAGCGCGAAAAACGTTATGGGCAGCGGCCGACGACGGTCCTGATCACGGGGCTCGCCGGGTCCGGGAAGACGGGCGTGGCGCTGGAGGTCGAGCGCAGGTTGTTCGATCTCGGCCGCGCGGTCGTCTCGATCGACGGGCAGGCGATGCGGCACGGGATGAACCGGGACCTCGGCTTCTCCGCGCAGGACCGCTCGGAGAATCTGCGCCGCTCGATGGAGGTCGCCAGGATCATGAACGAAGCGGGCCTCATCTGCGTGGCCTCGCTGGTCGCGCCGGAGGACGCGGTGCGGAGGCGGGCGCGTGATCTCGTGGGGCCGGACCGGTTTTTCCTGGTGCACCTCGCCGCGCCGCTCGAATGGTGCCGGAAGGTCGATCGGAGCGGGATTTACCGCGACGTCGCGGCGGGCAAGATCAAGGACGTGCCGGGGATCGATTTCCCGTACGATCCGCCGGAGGACGCGGACCTCGTGCTGCCGAGCCACGAAATGAGCGTGGCCGAATGCGCCGAGCGGATCGTGCGGGAGCTCGAGCGGCGGGGGCGGATCGTCTGA